The following are encoded in a window of Vespa crabro chromosome 2, iyVesCrab1.2, whole genome shotgun sequence genomic DNA:
- the LOC124422213 gene encoding serine/arginine-rich splicing factor 4-like — protein MVRPSNPLLMSIVLDAVGRLSERKGSTVRDILDFVQKNSNGFSRNLTMQVHRALKHAVNAGLLRHRSGRYKVLLSINPISAQQSVAEDSKSIDGFTDKLLNGSPERSTKRNKNSDRKQGGKQIRRKGAASRSGECTHNRKCSEPLEKARLTRRQKRKAGGRIEENDDWVISGRRKQFAKRKISEIVQEDLSPSSDHSHEKIIDFDSDVSNENYDKSKNSKNRFYSRDEERLSSPRRKRSPVRQEHRGQSSKTRSRKRSSSRNRSPQRSNYNQNQNQQEQQQQQLEIEEIPNENLENMRMDCEQVSGNIELIDDSPNPEIERDCKPNNSGSGSSL, from the exons ATGGTTCGACCGTCGAATCCGTTGTTAATGAGCATTGTCCTCGATGCGGTTGGACGTCTCTCAGAAAGGAAAGGTTCTACTGTACGAGATATTCTCGATTTCGttcaaaaaaattcaaatggaTTTTCGAGGAATCTTACGATGcag GTTCATCGTGCTTTGAAACATGCAGTCAATGCTGGTTTGCTTCGACACAGAAGCGGAAGATATAAGGTTTTACTCAGCATAAATCCGATATCCGCTCAGCAATCCGTGGCCGAAGATTCGAAATCCATTGATGGTTTCACTGATAAATTGCTAAACGGATCACCCGAACGATCAACGAAgcgtaataaaaattctgataG AAAACAAGGTGGCAAACAAATACGTCGCAAAGGTGCTGCAAGTCGAAGTGGTGAATGCACTCATAATCGAAAATGTTCGGAGCCATTGGAGAAAGCGAGACTAACGCGaagacaaaaacgaaaagcaGGTGGTAgaatcgaagaaaatgatgatTGGGTAATATCGGGTCGACGTAAACAATTTGCCAAACGGAAAATATCCGAAATCGTACAGGAAGATTTATCGCCATCGAGCGATCATTCccacgaaaaaataatagattttgATTCGGATGTATCCAATGAGAACTACGATAAATCAAAGAATTCAAAAAACAGATTTTATTCCCGAG ACGAAGAACGCTTGTCGTCTCCACGAAGGAAGAGGTCGCCAGTTAGGCAAGAGCACAGAGGACAAAGTTCAAAGACCAGATCGAGAAAACGATCATCCTCTCGAAATCGAAGTCCGCAGCGTTcaaattataatcaaaatcaaaatcaacaggaacagcagcagcagcaattAGAAATAGAGGAAATACCGAATGAGAACCTGGAGAATATGAGGATGGACTGTGAACAGGTGTCTGGAAATATCGAGCTCATCGACGATTCACCAAATcctgaaattgaaagagattgcAAGCCTAATAATAGTGGAAGTGGAAGTAGTTTATAA